From the genome of Notolabrus celidotus isolate fNotCel1 chromosome 5, fNotCel1.pri, whole genome shotgun sequence, one region includes:
- the h3f3c gene encoding H3 histone, family 3C, whose product MARTKQTARKSTGGKAPRKQLATKAARKSAPSTGGVKKPHRYRPGTVALREIRRYQKSTELLIRKLPFQRLVREIAQDFKTDLRFQSAAIGALQEASEAYLVGLFEDTNLCAIHAKRVTIMPKDIQLARRIRGERA is encoded by the exons ATGGCTCGTACTAAGCAGACTGCTCGTAAGTCCACTGGAGGAAAGGCTCCTCGTAAGCAGCTGGCCACCAAGGCTGCTCGTAAGAGTGCCCCCTCCACTGGTGGAGTGAAGAAGCCCCATCGTTACAG GCCCGGAACCGTGGCTCTGAGAGAGATCCGTCGGTACCAGAAATCCACTGAGCTGCTGATCCGTAAGCTGCCCTTCCAGCGCCTGGTGAGGGAGATCGCTCAGGACTTCAAAACTGACCTGCGTTTCCAGAGCGCTGCCATCGGAGCCCTGCAG GAGGCCAGCGAGGCATACCTGGTCGGTCTGTTTGAGGACACCAATCTGTGCGCCATCCATGCCAAGCGTGTCACCATCATGCCCAAAGACATCCAGCTGGCCCGCCGCATCCGTGGAGAGCGTGCCTAG
- the arhgap32b gene encoding rho GTPase-activating protein 32 isoform X3, giving the protein MKSRPTKQKLKQRGILRERVFGCDLGEHLLNSGHDVPQVLKSCTEFIEKHGVTDGIYRLSGIASNIQKLRHEFDSEQIPDLTKDVYIQDIHCVGSLCKLYFRELPNPLLTYQLYEKFSDAVSAATDEERLIKIHDVIQQLPPPHYRTLEFLMRHLSRLAAFSYITNMHSKNLAIVWAPNLLRSKQIESACFSGTAAFMEVRIQSVVVEFILNHVDVLFSTKLSTLIREGAGHNSLSRPKSLLVSSPSTKLLTLEEAQARTQAQINSPVTEDSKYIEVGEGPAALQGKFHTVIEFPTERKRPPIKSKKSPVGSWRSFFNLGKSSSMSKRKLTRNPSEPNELKAMALAGGRGDTATLRSAKSEESLSSLHNVEGESKVYRPRRPRSSSDALSASFNGDLLDSRQHCNSYDNLEATEDSDGDDGPICVPALISPPRSAGEDVDLSPPDIGMASLDFDPMSFQCSLPDTSYAFPLDDSPAGAEGSTIKRSPGSKTNGSDLISATFLGSLASPLLSTDFSRGEKLENKKLTTSFSYTDKPTQAVSPIKCAKTTSLTPFVTSELFSAEKPDKNTTAQSISPRPLSPPSAAKDSPPLMGSVLLRATEPSLSEAFQMELHSKLAAFDSADSQDLKGDDSVQQESAASSQGHQGVVALDSSKDLTPRFLSSSAPSTAPPPPPPKNAARMLALALAESAQQVSVQSQSRSSEPPTPVSPLQLQEESDLQDSTRPPLRHFQTSSEEGAEKGSSQPPNNTAPTVTTTSSYPSTSSPTNKPQLHESTSTVTKPSDSAKSSTTPPGPKPVTDSSPPDTPFYKCAPLSSSTSLTSPTRKSPERQQSVPVQVPVHTSSSSNTPAITPSTCKDSAVSPQPVPEVKPAETAPPVVLPKPSEQHPPTIKKPKRHAVSLPQHQTQTQQQSQAQIQPHLQTQPHTPSQPHLQTQPHTPSQPHTQPQTPGQPITHPQLPSKASARVAPTSAEPAEKPWEAIKPVQPCTEPVKYQDVYGPPAPPVRTIESKLATAALSHTEASYHVLAEAPAPAHLEEALPHHPLSPRKASTHQPAYLYHTKAEPVMVEPAGAAYYHQRPVPVGPQSMPHHYRPDSVPPHLSFVSKSEPQIPYSARVDNRYSTLGPRSYHHSIKSRGNPRSVYVTPGPGHPVYSHDRPQGYPTIRRVHSLHVPSTIRSVPIQRTEVPPDDDMFFYHRPVYPCKAYQQPPPQQSSQADYHVTQLQPYFENGRVQYRYSPYSGSAPLEAPFYDIDPYGTIRVRHVHTYSRDPGATTGRPGGKASGYHYLARHVLPPGKEHSFVSRDMPPGHGSKEAPAYLSWDPEESERLRMHSIRRESRARQKIKGPVLSQYDNVGLYAPAEIPGYETLHLRSKSDPGKAVLAAAESKDGRYLPRHMMPDPDVLLYMETDKHVQGDKQDGLIKQSTSKKCQSSHSLPATLSHGVPHQQESSRHEAKPADDKQGTDGSRSKHWQQEYTNKRSFTPRYECPDSDHKGKGGYHSTDEQPTAPREPPARSKPERSHSVREPQHYSQPEPDRDYPYQKHSTTAAQSHYDNLDDYHPAPQPQPQPQPQPQVQVHKRGGSGSYPTPGFSVSHNNRAYSTALGQGAYIQTDLALPRPETEIRTE; this is encoded by the exons tgCCACAGGTCCTCAAGAGCTGCACCGAGTTCATCGAGAAGCACGGTGTGACGGATGGCATCTACCGCCTCTCTGGAATCGCCTCAAACATCCAGAAGTTAcg gCACGAGTTTGACTCAGAGCAAATCCCCGACCTGACCAAAGATGTTTACATCCAGGACATCCACTGCGTCGGCTCGCTGTGCAAGCTCTACTTCAGAGAGCTGCCCAACCCGCTGCTCACCTATCAGCTCTACGAGAAATTCTCT gATGCCGTATCAGCAGCAACGGACGAAGAACGACTCATCAAAATCCATGATGTCATCCAGCAGCTTCCTCCGCCGCATTACAG GACCCTGGAGTTCCTGATGAGGCACCTCTCCCGGCTGGCAGCATTCAGCTACATCACCAACATGCACAGCAAGAACCTGGCCATCGTCTGGGCACCCAACCTGCTCAG GTCCAAACAAATAGAATCTGCATGCTTCAGCGGCACAGCAGCCTTCATGGAGGTCCGGATCCAGTCTGTGGTGGTGGAGTTTATCCTGAACCATGTGGATGTTCTGTTCAGCACCAAGCTGAGCACACTGATACGGGAGGGAGCAG GTCACAACTCGCTGTCACGGCCCAAATCCCTGCTGGTTTCGTCTCCCTCCACCAAACTTCTGACTCTGGAGGAGGCCCAGGCCCGAACCCAGGCCCAGATCAACTCTCCAGTCACTGAAGATAGCAAGTACATCGAGGTGGGAGAGGGTCCGGCTGCTCTGCAAGGAAAGTTTCACACTGTCATCGAATTTCCCACCGAAAG GAAGAGACCTCCTATCAAATCGAAGAAGTCTCCTGTGGGGAGTTGGCGTTCTTTTTTCAACCTGGGAAAGTCTTCCTCCATGTCCAAACGCAAGCTGACCCGGAACCCCAGTGAGCCCAACGAGCTGAAGGCCATGGCTCTGGCTG gGGGAAGAGGAGACACAGCAACACTGAGATCAGCTAAGAGTGAAGAGTCACTGAGCTCGCTGCACAATGTTGAAG GAGAGTCCAAGGTGTACCGTCCTCGGCGTCCACGCTCCAGCAGTGATGCACTGTCAGCCTCTTTTAACGGCGATCTGCTGGACAGTCGGCAGCACTGCAACTCTTACGACAACCTGGAAGCCACCGAGGACAGTGATGGAGACGATGGGCCAATCTGTGTGCCTGCCCTCATCTCACCTCCACGCTCAGCAGGTGAAGATGTGGACCTCAGCCCGCCTGACATCGGCATGGCCTCCCTGGACTTTGACCCAATGTCTTTCCAGTGCAGTCTCCCTGACACCTCGTACGCCTTCCCTCTGGATGACTCTCCGGCTGGGGCTGAGGGCTCCACAATAAAGAGAAGTCCAGGCAGCAAGACCAACGGCTCTGACCTCATATCTGCCACCTTTCTGGGCAGTTTGGCCTCGCCCTTACTGTCCACAGACTTCAGCCGCGGCGAGAAGCTGGAGAACAAGAAACTGACCACTTCTTTCTCTTACACTGATAAACCCACACAGGCTGTGTCACCCATCAAATGTGCAAAGACCACTAGTCTGACACCTTTTGTCACTTCAGAGCTTTTCTCTGCAGAGAAGCCCGACAAGAACACAACTGCACAGAGCATCTCTCCTCGGCCGTTATCTCCTCCTTCAGCAGCCAAAGACTCTCCTCCGCTGATGGGCAGTGTGCTGCTGAGGGCAACTGAGCCTTCGCTCAGTGAAGCTTTCCAAATGGAGCTGCACTCTAAGCTGGCAGCCTTTGACAGTGCGGACAGTCAGGACCTGAAAGGAGACGACAGCGTACAGCAGGAGTCAGCTGCCAGCAGCCAAGGACATCAAG GAGTCGTAGCTCTGGACTCTTCAAAGGATCTCACCCCTCGTTTCCTCAGCTCTTCAGCTCCCTCCactgcccctcctcctccccctcctaaAAACGCTGCCCGCATGTTGGCCCTGGCCCTGGCCGAGTCTGCCCAGCAGGTCTCCGTTCAGTCTCAGTCCCGGTCCTCTGAGCCCCCCACACCGGtgtctcctctgcagctgcaggaggagtcTGACCTCCAGGACTCCACGCGTCCACCACTCCGACATTTCCAAACTTCTTCAGAAGAAGGAGCAGAGAAGGGAAGTTCTCAGCCTCCGAACAACACCGCTCCGACTGTCACCACAACCTCATCGTATCCCTCCACTTCCAGTCCTACAAACAAGCCTCAGCTTCATGAGTCAACCAGCACAGTAACCAAACCATCAGACAGTGCCAAATCCTCCACAACTCCACCCGGTCCAAAGCCAGTAACAGACTCCAGCCCACCTGACACTCCTTTTTACAAGTGTGCCCCTCTATCTAGTTCAACCAGCCTGACCTCTCCAACGAGGAAGAGTCCAGAGAGGCAGCAGTCTGTCCCAGTACAGGTCCCAGTCCACACCAGCTCCTCCAGCAACACTCCAGCCATCACCCCCAGTACCTGCAAAGACTCTGCAGTTTCACCACAGCCTGTCCCCGAG GTAAAACCAGCTGAGACTGCACCTCCTGTGGTCCTTCCCAAACCATCCGAACAGCATCCTCCAACAATCAAAAAGCCCAAAAGACACGCAGTCTCGCTGCCCCAgcatcaaacacaaactcagcaGCAGAGCCAGGCTCAGATTCAGCCTCATCTCCAGACACAGCCACATACACCATCACAGCCTCATCTCCAGACACAGCCACATACACCATCACAGCCTCACACACAGCCTCAGACACCAGGCCAACCCATAACCCACCCTCAGCTCCCCTCCAAGGCCAGCGCCAGAGTGGCCCCCACCTCAGCTGAGCCTGCGGAGAAGCCCTGGGAGGCCATAAAGCCGGTTCAGCCCTGCACTGAGCCTGTTAAGTACCAGGATGTGTACGGACCTCCGGCTCCTCCTGTCCGCACCATCGAGAGCAAACTGGCCACAGCAGCTCTCAGCCATACTGAAGCCTCCTACCATGTCCTCGCTGAGGCTCCTGCTCCTGCACACCTGGAGGAAGCTCTGCCTCATCATCCTCTGTCTCCTCGTAAAGCTTCCACACACCAGCCGGCCTACCTGTACCACACTAAAGCAGAACCAGTGATGGTTGAACCTGCAGGAGCTGCGTACTACCACCAGAGGCCTGTTCCTGTGGGCCCTCAGTCCATGCCGCACCACTACCGGCCTGACAGTGTCCCTCCACACCTCTCCTTTGTTTCCAAATCTGAGCCTCAGATCCCTTACAGTGCCCGAGTTGACAACAGATACAGCACTTTGGGCCCTCGGTCCTACCATCACTCCATAAAGTCCAGAGGGAACCCCCGCAGTGTGTATGTGACCCCAGGACCTGGGCATCCAGTTTACAGCCACGACAGACCACAAGGCTACCCCACCATCCGCAGAGTGCACTCCCTCCACGTTCCCTCTACGATACGCTCTGTGCCCATTCAGCGCACTGAAGTCCCCCCAGACGACGACATGTTCTTCTACCATCGGCCGGTCTATCCGTGCAAAGCCTACCAGCAACCCCCGCCTCAGCAGTCCTCACAGGCTGATTACCACGTCACCCAGCTACAGCCTTACTTTGAGAATGGCCGGGTTCAATACCGCTACAGTCCGTACTCTGGTTCAGCCCCTTTAGAGGCGCCTTTCTATGACATCGACCCGTACGGCACGATCCGAGTCCGCCACGTCCACACCTACAGCCGAGATCCTGGAGCCACTACTGGACGACCAGGTGGAAAGGCGTCCGGGTACCACTACCTCGCTCGCCATGTTCTGCCCCCTGGAAAGGAGCACAGCTTTGTGAGCAGAGACATGCCGCCTGGACACGGCAGCAAGGAGGCTCCAGCGTACCTCTCCTGGGAtccagaggagtcagagaggcTCCGCATGCACTCCATCCGAAGGGAGAGTCGGGCCCGTCAGAAGATTAAAGGCCCTGTCCTTTCTCAGTACGACAACGTGGGCCTGTATGCACCAGCAGAAATACCAGGCTATGAAACGCTGCACCTGCGCAGTAAGTCTGACCCGGGAAAAGCTGTGCTGGCTGCAGCTGAGAGCAAAGATGGGCGCTACCTCCCCAGACATATGATGCCAGACCCTGACGTCCTTCTGTACATGGAAACTGACAAGCACGTCCAGGGAGACAAGCAAGACGGACTCATCAAGCAAAGCACTTCCAAGAAATGTCAGTCCTCTCACTCCCTTCCTGCTACTCTGAGCCACGGTGTCCCCCACCAGCAGGAGAGCAGCCGACACGAGGCCAAGCCTGCAGACGACAAGCAGGGCACAGACGGCAGCAGGTCCAAACACTGGCAGCAAGAGTATACCAACAAGAGGAGCTTCACACCGCGATACGAGTGTCCTGATTCTGACCACAAAGGGAAGGGTGGATACCACAGTACAGATGAGCAGCCCACAGCCCCCAGAGAACCACCAGCCCGCTCCAAACCTGAGAGATCCCACAGCGTGAGAGAGCCGCAGCATTACAGCCAACCTGAGCCCGACAGAGACTACCCATATCAAAAACACAGCACCACAGCAGCTCAGTCCCACTACGATAACCTGGACGATTACCACCCAGcgcctcagcctcagcctcagcctcagcctcagcctcaggTCCAGGTCCACAAACGAGGAGGCTCCGGTTCATACCCGACCCCCGGGTTCTCGGTGAGCCACAACAACAGAGCGTACTCCACCGCGCTGGGCCAGGGAGCCTACATCCAGACTGACCTGGCCCTGCCCCGGCCAGAGACAGAGATACGTACTGAATGA